GATCGCCACGGCCCACCTGTCCGAGGGCGGCGACTCCGGGTCGGTGGTCTACCTGGGCGGCGAGGGCGGCAACGAGAGTGCCTGCGGCTGCGCCTCCAGCAGCACCGCCCGCCGGGTCCTGGACCGGGACGTCGACCTCGACGTGGCGGTTGAGAAGGAGTTCCGGCAGCGCTACCTGCAGCAGACCAGGGTCGGCCGGTTCGCTGTCGACACCTACTTCGCCAACGAGGACCGGTTGGTGGCCCGAGCCCGGGCGACGAAGCTCTCCGACGCCGACCGGCGGCACCTGCAGAAGCTCTACGACACCTACGCCGAGACGGCCCGTGCGGCACTGCTCCAGCCGCAGCGCTCCGAGGCGACGCTCACCACCGAGCACCTCGACGAGGCCCGCAGGACGCTGCGCCGCTTCGCGGACCGGTTGACCGCCGAGGAACTCTCCGCCGCCGAGGAGGTGCTGGCGCTGGCGAACGACGCTGTCGGTCGTACTCCGGTGGAGATCCTGCGGATGCTCGACGACGAGCAACTGCTGCACAAGGCGCAGGAGTTGGTCGAGAGGGTGCCCACTCTGTGCGCTCCGGGCAGTGGGCGGCGCGGCGACGGTGGCTGTGGCTGCGGTGGCGGTGGGAGCGGCGGAGACGCCGGCCAGCCAGCGGCCGAGAAGCCCACCAAGCCGAAGCCGAAGCGGAAGCGGTGACGGTGGGCAACGTCACCGACCCGGACTGGCTGGCCAGCGCCCGTACCCGGGAGGCGCTGGCCGGCCTGGACCGGCGGATGCGGGAGGCCGTCGCCGCGTCGGACCCGGCGCTGTGGGCGATGGCGACGGCCCTGCAACGCCGGGGCGGCAAGCGGATCCGTCCCGCGCTGCTGCTGGTCGCGGCCGAATTCGGCACCGTCCGTCCAGCACACCTGCTCGACGCCGCCGCGGCGTTGGAGTTGCTGCACCTCGCCTCGCTCTACCACGACGACGTGATGGACCGGGCCGTCACCCGGCGGCACGGGCCCAGCGTCAACGCCGAATGGGGCGAGCCGGCGGCCGTGGTCGCCGGGACCTTCCTGGTCGCCCGGGCGATCGCCCTGCTCGCCGCCTTCGACGACCGGTACGGCCGGGAGGCGGCCGCCGCGCTTGTCACGCTCTGCACGGGCCAGCTCCGCGAGACGGAGAACGCGTTCCACACCGGCCTGACCGAGGCCGAGCACCTGGAGATCATCGCTGGCAAGACGGCGACCCTGTTCGAGTTGCCCTGCCGGTTGGGCGCGCTGCTCGCCGGTGCGCCGCCGGAGACCGTCGAGGCGCTGGCCGGGTACGGCCACGACCTCGGGGTCGCCTTCCAGCTCACCGACGACGCGCTCGACGTGCGCGGCAGCTACGCGGCTCTCGGCAAGCGGCCGCTGACGGACGTCCGGGAAGGGGTCTACACCATGTCGGTACTGCGGTTGCTGGCCCGCGACACACCGGGGGCCGGGCGGGTGCGCGACCTGCTGGAGGTACGCGAGCCCACCCCGGCGGAGCTGGCCGAGGTGGCTGAGCTGGTGGTCGCCTCGGGTGCGGTGGACGAGGTCCTCGCCGAGGCCCGGCGCAGGGCCGCACAGGCCGCCCGGCGGCTGGACCCGCTGCCGCCCGGCCCGGCCCGGGACTCGCTGGTCCAGCTCGCCGACTACGCCGTCACCCGGGCGGGTTGAGGTGGTCACGCCGGACGCGCCGACCCCGACGATGGTTCCGGACCGGCTCGACGGCTTCGACGCGGTGGTGGTGGGCGCCGGCCCGGGCGGCGCGGCCGCGGCGTACCGGCTGGCGGTGCTGGGCCGCCGGGTTCTGCTGATCGACCGGCGCGAGTTTCCCCGCGACAAGTGCTGCGGCGACGGCCTGACCCGCAGCGCCGTGCGGCTGCTTGCCGAGATGGGAGTGCTCGACGAGCTGACGGGTGCCCAGCGGGTCGGCGGGGTGCGGATCCGGATGCGCGGGCGGGGCGGTCGCGACTTCCACTACGAGGACCCCGACGGCACCGGGTACGGCATGGTGGTGCCCCGGCTGGAGCTGGACGCGGTGCTGTGCCGG
The nucleotide sequence above comes from Micromonospora luteifusca. Encoded proteins:
- a CDS encoding polyprenyl synthetase family protein, giving the protein MTVGNVTDPDWLASARTREALAGLDRRMREAVAASDPALWAMATALQRRGGKRIRPALLLVAAEFGTVRPAHLLDAAAALELLHLASLYHDDVMDRAVTRRHGPSVNAEWGEPAAVVAGTFLVARAIALLAAFDDRYGREAAAALVTLCTGQLRETENAFHTGLTEAEHLEIIAGKTATLFELPCRLGALLAGAPPETVEALAGYGHDLGVAFQLTDDALDVRGSYAALGKRPLTDVREGVYTMSVLRLLARDTPGAGRVRDLLEVREPTPAELAEVAELVVASGAVDEVLAEARRRAAQAARRLDPLPPGPARDSLVQLADYAVTRAG